The Arachis ipaensis cultivar K30076 chromosome B07, Araip1.1, whole genome shotgun sequence genome includes a window with the following:
- the LOC107606765 gene encoding uncharacterized protein LOC107606765 translates to MSLGVFFVSDKMAARNQTKDLKCATHLLSDKFRNMTEEKKAIVRDLGFGGLMHVPPLRVDHQLLRELVNNFKLGENRLKTGYGSFQITPKTIGDALGINATGNLFPEKVEYKQLSDDDKIIYRRFQGKTFKSLTDEMMEIGVGSEEERLMFKRIFILYIQMAFLFPTTINKISPVHLAPIFKMDGISERNWGGMF, encoded by the exons atgtctttgggtgtatttttcgttTCAGACAAAATGGCAGCAAGAAACCAAACAAAGGACCTTAAGTGTGCCACACATCTCCTGAGTGATAAGTTCAGAAACATGACTGAGGAGAAGAAGGCAATTGTCAGGGATCTCGGATTTGGTGGGTTGATGCACGTCCCACCTCTAAGGGTGGATCACCAACTCTTAAGGGAACTGGTAAACAACTTCAAACTTGGGGAGAACAGACTGAAGACAGGATATGGTTCTTTCCAAATAACACCAAAGACAATAGgtgatgcgcttggcatcaatgcaacag GAAATCTGTTTCCTGAGAAAGTTGAGTATAAGCAACTTTCTGATGATGACAAAATAATTTatagaagattccagggtaagacctTCAAAAGTCTTACCGATGAAATGATGGAAATAGGCGTTGGCAGCGAAGAGGAACGCCTGATGTTCAAGAGGATATTCATCCTCTAcatacagatggcgttccttttTCCAACGACGATAAACAAAATATCGCCCGTGCACCTCGCCCCAATTTTTAAGATGGACGGCATATCGGAGAGAAATTGGGGGGGCATGTTTTGA